The DNA segment CTCGTATTGAAGATATAGTTGTTCAAACTTGTCTTGGTCTTCGAAGAACGCGTCGTATAAACCGGGAACATCAGAGGGGGAAAATAAGCTAATGTTGGCGCCTTTAACCAATCGCGAATACATTGTCTTATTGATTTGTACTCCGTAATCCATGTGGCGGACACGGTTTTCTTCCACTCCTCGGTTGTTCTTCAAAACTAATAGAGACTGTACTTCGCCGTGCCATATCGGATAAAAGACCGTTGCAGCACCGCCACGGACGCCACCTTGAGAACAACATTTCACGGCAGTTTGGAAATATTTGTAGAATGGAATACAACCCGTGTGGAAGGCTTCTCCACCACGGATCTCGGAACCCAAGGCTCGAATTCTACCAGCGTTTATACCTATACCAGCACGCTGAGACACATAACGCACAATTGAGCTTGACGTCGCGTTGATTGAATTAAGGCTATCGTCACATTCAATAAGAACGCAAGAGCTAAATTGACGAGTGGGCGTACGAACACCAGACATAATCGGTGTAGGTAAAGAAATTTTAAAGGTAGAGACTGCGTCGTAGAAACGCTTTACGTAATCGAGTCGTGTATCTCGTGGATACTTGGCGAATAGGCAAGCTGCAACAAGGATATATAGAAACTGAGCACTTTCATATATCTCTTTTGTTACACGATTTTGTACAAAATACTTACCTTCGAGTTGTTTTACCGCGGCATATGAAAAGTCCAAATCACGCTTGTGGTCAATAAATTCGTCCATTTGAACGAACTCTTGCTCTGAGTAATCTTCTAGAAGGTGTTTGTCGTATTTACCGTTACCAACGAGCTTAGAAACTTGATTGTAAAGAGTGGGTGGCTCGTATTGACCATAAGCTTTTTTACGCAAGTGAAAGACAGAAAGACGTGCGGCTAGATATTGATAATCTGGTGTCTCTTCTGAGATAAGGTCAGCAGCCGACTTTATAATGGTTTCGTGAATATCACTAGTGGTGATGCCATCATAGAATTGGATGTGAGATTTAATTTCAACTTGAGAGACGGAAACATTGTCTAGGCCCTCTGCGGCCCATGTGATCACGCGATGGATCTTTTCTAGATCAATGGTTTCTTTACGGCCATTACGTTTAGTAACGGTGAGTTGCTGGTTCATTATTGTCGATTTCCCTAATAAGACTGACTAAAGCCCTTTTTTTTGTAATTTTTGTAAAAGCAATAGGGGCTAGTGTGATCAATACCCCCTAAATGAAAAATGGAAAAAACACTACATGTAGGGGTGTTGTGTGGAGCGACTTACAAGATAGTGCGTTTTCAAGAAATTTTCAAGATTCAGGTTGTGGGTTAGTTTGTGGATAACTCGGAAAATGTCGGTAATCAGTTAGTAGGCACTTACTGAGCAAATAAGACGAGGATTAGTAGCAACAAAAAGGAAGCTAATTGAATGCTGTTTTGAAAAGAAAATAAAAATATTTTCCTTGATCTTTGACGAGTTTTACATTTAAAGATCTTGATCTAATTATTATGCAAAACCCGTCTAATTTGTCGTCAAATTAGTAGACGTTAGGCGGGAAGTTGAGTATGAACAATATAATTTACATCGACTCGTGGACCCAAACGATAAGAATCAAATAATGGGTTGTAATGTAGCCCTGTAATCCCTAACTCTAGCAGGTTGGTTTTGTCTACCATCGTCAGCAATTCTGAAGGTTTGATGAATTTATCGTGGTGATGCGTGCCTTGAGGAACAATCTTTAAAATCTTCTCTGCACCTACGATGGCAAACAGGTAAGATTTAAAATTTCGGTTCAGTGTTGAAAAGAATACATGGCCACCTGGCTTAATTAGTTTTTCACACGCACGGATAATAGAATGTGGATCAGGCACGTGCTCCAGCATCTCCATGCAAGTGATGACCTCATAGCTACTTGGATTTTGTTCTGCGTGTTCTTCTATTGTGCTTTGGATGTAGGTTAGGCTAGTTTTTGTCTCCAATGCATGCAACCTCGCGACCTCCAATGGCTCTTTACCCATATCTAACCCCGTCACTTGTGCACCTTGCTTAGCCATGCTCTCAGATAAAATTCCGCCCCCACAGCCAACGTCTAATACCTTTTTATCAAATAAACCATTGGCTTTATCCAATACATAGTTTAATCGTAGCGGATTGATTTGATGTAACGGCTTAAATTCCCCATCAAGGTCCCACCATCTTGATGCCATATCTTCAAATTTTCTGATCTCTTCTGGATCGACGTTCACTGTTGGTGACATTGCTTATTCTTCCTTGACGGTATTCATAATGGATTATAAACAGATATTGCAGTGACTTGAAAGGAACGGCCTCAATAAAGCGGTTCGCTAATGCCGGTTTTTGATGAGTTAGGAAGATAGAGTGTTGTAACGAGTATGAAATTTATCTCTATCAAAGGAGGTCTCATTGTTAGGCTTAATATAAGGAGTCGAGTATGAACAAGAGCACCTTCTTTACTGTTATGTTATTGATCACATCTGGTTCTCATTCATCGCTAACATTTGCTAGCAATCAGATTTGGTCACATGAAGGGCAACCAGCGCAATTAATAGAGCTGTTTACATCTGAAGGATGTTCGAGCTGTCCGCCTGCTGATAAGTATTTGAGTAAATTCCAACAACATTCTGGTTTATGGACTGAATTTATTCCGCTCGCTTTTCATGTGGATTATTGGAACTACCTTGGCTGGAAAGACGAGTTTTCACATCCTTCTTTTACTCAACGCCAACGCCTGTATAAAAGCTATGGTGCTTCATCTTCCGTTTACACACCGGGTTTTTTTGTTGATGGTCGAGAATGGAGAGGTTATTTTTCGAGAGACCAATTGCCTTTTAATTCGGCTTCGGTTGCCGGAAAACTCATGGTTACGCGTTCAGGGAATCAATTTGATCTTTCGTATAGCGTAAAAGGTGAATATATCGCGCACCTTGTCTTGCTCGCCATGGATGAGAGTACAGAAATTAAAGCAGGCGAAAACAGAGGTAAAAAATTGGAGCACGATTTTGTTGTTTTAGATAAACAACAATTACTAGCAGAACAGAACTGGCGCTTTGAGTTATCAGCGTGGCCTGAAAAAGCGGACGCAATGGCGGTATGGTTAACGAAACGAGACGGCTTTCAACCTGTACAAACGGTCGGTGGCATGTTGGTTTCATCACAATAAAGCTAATAACTCTGAGCTCAGATCAATAAATTAGACTTTGTGGGAGAAGGTAAACGCATAACACCACTATAAACCGTATTGAGAGATAACCAACGCGGCTCTGTTACGTCTTTTAGCAAGAAATAGATAATGTCATCTCTTAGTTGTCTATTTCTTGCTACGAGCTTTACATACGTCTTATTTTCTCGACAACAAACGTGAATAGCGTATTTTTTCTGCTCACAAAATCATCATTATTCAATAAATTAGCACACAGAAACGCGTCTTTCATGGGATTTGCAACTTTTTGATGCCACAACATCATAAAAGGTGATGGAAAGTGGTGCGGATACGATAAGTTTTGTGTTATATTTTGCGACCTTGTACGTATCGAATATACGATCAAAATATAGAGGGAAAATGGCTCTATGAGCGATCTAGCTAAAGAGATCACGCCCATAAACATTGAAGATGAGCTGAGAAGTTCTTACTTAGACTACGCGATGTCTGTCATCGTTGGTCGTGCTCTTCCTGATGTGCGTGATGGCCTAAAACCAGTACACCGCCGCGTTTTATTCGCGATGAATGTGCTTGGTAATGATTGGAACAAAGCATATAAAAAATCTGCCCGTGTTGTGGGTGATGTAATCGGTAAATATCACCCTCACGGTGATAGTGCGGTATACGACACTATAGTTCGTATGGCACAACCGTTTTCTTTACGTTACATGCTGGTCGATGGCCAGGGTAACTTTGGTTCTATTGATGGGGACTCAGCAGCAGCGATGCGTTATACGGAAGTCCGTATGTCGAAGATCGCTCATGAACTTCTTGCTGACCTTGATAAAGAAACAGTAGATTACGTCCCTAACTACGACGGAACAGAATTTATTCCAGCGGTTCTACCGACGAAAGTACCAACATTGTTGGTTAATGGTTCGTCTGGTATCGCGGTTGGTATGGCAACAAATATTCCTCCTCATAACTTGAATGAGGTTATTGCTGGTTGCCTAGCGTTTATCGATAATGAAGAAATTACTATCGAAGAGCTTATGGACTTTATTCCAGGTCCTGACTTTCCAACGGCTGCTTTAATCAGTGGACGTAAAGGGATTGTCGAAGCTTATAATACTGGACGCGGTAAAGTTTACATGCGTTCAAAAGCGCATATCGAATCTGAAAAGAACGGTAAAGAAACGATCATTGTTACTGAAATACCTTATCAGGTTAACAAGGCACGCGTAATCGAAAAGATTGCCGAGCTTGTTAAAGATAAAAAGGTAGAAGGTATCAGTGCCCTACGTGATGAATCTGATAAAGACGGCATGCGTATTGTTATCGAATGTAAGCGTGATGCGGTTGCGGAAGTGGTTCTAAATAACCTCTATTCATTGACTCAGCTTCAAACAACGTTCGGTATCAACATGGTTGCGCTAGATAACGGCCAGCCT comes from the Vibrio sp. DW001 genome and includes:
- the nrdA gene encoding class 1a ribonucleoside-diphosphate reductase subunit alpha encodes the protein MNQQLTVTKRNGRKETIDLEKIHRVITWAAEGLDNVSVSQVEIKSHIQFYDGITTSDIHETIIKSAADLISEETPDYQYLAARLSVFHLRKKAYGQYEPPTLYNQVSKLVGNGKYDKHLLEDYSEQEFVQMDEFIDHKRDLDFSYAAVKQLEGKYFVQNRVTKEIYESAQFLYILVAACLFAKYPRDTRLDYVKRFYDAVSTFKISLPTPIMSGVRTPTRQFSSCVLIECDDSLNSINATSSSIVRYVSQRAGIGINAGRIRALGSEIRGGEAFHTGCIPFYKYFQTAVKCCSQGGVRGGAATVFYPIWHGEVQSLLVLKNNRGVEENRVRHMDYGVQINKTMYSRLVKGANISLFSPSDVPGLYDAFFEDQDKFEQLYLQYEADKSIKRETVKALDLFSLLMQERASTGRIYVQNVDHCNTHSPFDPSVAPIRQSNLCLEIALPTKPLNNVEDDSGEIALCTLSAFNLGAIKSLDDFEELSELVVRALDALLDYQDYPLPAAYKSTMNRRTLGVGVINYAYYLAKNGVRYSDGSANSLTHKTFEAIQYYLLKASVKLAKEQGPCPSFNETRYSQGILPIDTYKKDIDQICDEVLHYDWETLREEIKTHGLRNSTLTALMPSETSSQISNATNGIEPPRGYVSVKASKDGILKQVVPEYQALKNNYELLWTIPQNDGYLHLVGIMQKFVDQAISANTNYDPAAHSSGKVPMKLLLKDLLTAYKFGVKTLYYHNTRDGASDDQGKDVIVKEDEDCEGGGCKI
- the ubiG gene encoding bifunctional 2-polyprenyl-6-hydroxyphenol methylase/3-demethylubiquinol 3-O-methyltransferase UbiG, whose amino-acid sequence is MSPTVNVDPEEIRKFEDMASRWWDLDGEFKPLHQINPLRLNYVLDKANGLFDKKVLDVGCGGGILSESMAKQGAQVTGLDMGKEPLEVARLHALETKTSLTYIQSTIEEHAEQNPSSYEVITCMEMLEHVPDPHSIIRACEKLIKPGGHVFFSTLNRNFKSYLFAIVGAEKILKIVPQGTHHHDKFIKPSELLTMVDKTNLLELGITGLHYNPLFDSYRLGPRVDVNYIVHTQLPA
- a CDS encoding DUF1223 domain-containing protein produces the protein MNKSTFFTVMLLITSGSHSSLTFASNQIWSHEGQPAQLIELFTSEGCSSCPPADKYLSKFQQHSGLWTEFIPLAFHVDYWNYLGWKDEFSHPSFTQRQRLYKSYGASSSVYTPGFFVDGREWRGYFSRDQLPFNSASVAGKLMVTRSGNQFDLSYSVKGEYIAHLVLLAMDESTEIKAGENRGKKLEHDFVVLDKQQLLAEQNWRFELSAWPEKADAMAVWLTKRDGFQPVQTVGGMLVSSQ